From Erigeron canadensis isolate Cc75 chromosome 5, C_canadensis_v1, whole genome shotgun sequence:
tagatccACATTAGTTCAATTGAATACGCAACTCTATAACCTCAAATCAAACCATTGGAAAATCTTTCATTGatctacattttattttttgatccACATTATTTATATTAGTAAAGAAACATATGTTAGTACTAAGATGTATTGTTGTCTCGAGGCTTATCAAAATCTCCATTTGAATTTTTGACGATTTGGagtttcattttaaaaaatttggcCTGCTCTAAAAAATTCACTGTAGTTGTATATAATTGTATACACAGTCGTACGTGTATGAAAAGAAGGCTAAATAATAGGATTTTATTGTGAGATAAACTTGGAAGaaagaataattataattatttgtaCCAAAATACCCTTGACATCTtttaaataacataattaattcCATTGATACACGTCAAACACATATTTTGTCTTCCATGTTTTTAtgttaatacttgttttattatacctttttcctatatatatatatatattgaaaaaatacatggagatgccacataggataaatcctatgtgacaaCGTTTAAAAATAGCTATCTGTTTTTTGATAAGATTTGATTCGATAAATATGAAAgaaatttgacttttattttatttttggtatgtatatatatattgaaaaaatacatggagatgccacataggataaatcctatgagGCAACGTTTAAAAATAGCTATAAGTTAAAGAGGATGGTTTAGAATGCttggattcctactgttttatatagattataggtccaaatcaaaatattaatgtatttaattaGCCATCTGTTTTTAGATAAGATTTGATTCGATAAATATGAAAgaaatttgacttttattttaatttgggtatatatatatatatatatattgaaaaaatacaTGGAGGCAACGTTTAAAAATAACTATCTGTTTTTTGATAAGATTTGATTCgatatatatgaaagaaatttgacttttattttatttcgggtatatatatatattgaaaaaatacatggagatgccacataaatcctatgtggcaacgTTTAAAAATAGCTATAAGTTAATAGGATGGTTTAGAATGCttggattcctactgttttatatagattatagatatttatactatattataaagcaaatagggtttcaactttcaatttcaacaatgtacacatgataatacataatgtaccatatatcaatgcctacaactttctctctcctgcataaatcattttattcctctaattctttcaaaatcttttatctcaaaaaccgtacatcgataaaattataaaaattatatggatgttcttaaaatttcatgctctttcattagagatgtcattcgatatactttcgatgaatttttaaatctgaggtcggagcccgtacggctaagatatttggctatgacactttatgacatatcatctcctatgacctatcataggCTATGACTTATCAGCATcaccatctcactgccgcaacgcacgggtacttgttctcgtatatataaaagcaaattTAGTCAATTTGTATTATGCAAATGCTTAAATTTAAATACAAACGTAATATATAAGACTATCTACAATGGGTATGTTTTGAGCGTCTTTGggtgcccttaggtgcccttgtatatcctttgcggttgaatcttgtccaaaactaaagattttttgatgcatgcccttACTCAAGGGtatgcccttaggtgcccttacttatatttttgtttttgtttttagtggagttaaaggatatataaggatgtttgtatggttggagataaagttataggattttaaggatttataagaatgtgtaaggatttgtaaggatatgatgtgacagctTAAGGACGCCTAAAGGCATCCTTAatattggagatagcctaagagTTGGTTTTCTTCAAGTGGGTAATTAAACACCAATCGGATTTGAATCCATGACCTTCAGAGAACCAAAGTCTCCCAGCCACCCCCATTTTAACTATTAGAATAATAGCTCATTGACTTAACATATGAACGAGTTAAAAATTTGAATGTTATTATACGACAAAAACGTGATAATTTACATAATATGACATTTTAACGTTAAGAATTTTCAAGTCGTCAAGTAAGATTGTTGATCGGCCACACTGTTGTTAGAATGAATGCTTAGATCTATCCTCCCATTGATCCAATGCTTCATGCTATTTGTAAAAAAATGATCTAACATTTTgcattagttaattaatttgctTGGAggaatgattatatataataacaaaagaaaTTATTCTTGTcaagaaagtttattttttattttacaattttgTATGTTTATTTATGCAAAAAGGGTATCCGTGCGATGCAACAATGTAATAACAACAACGATAGTGGTGATTATtgatattgaaatttaaatttaacaaaatgtAATGTTCGTATGCTTACATATAAAGTAGTTAACCGAACGATTTCAAAGCATCTTCAATTTAAAATTAGCTTataacattgccacataggataaatcttatgtggcatctccatattttttcttattaaaattattggtacataataaaataaaattttgaaatatttatatcctatatttattatatagaatctattatatatatttgttatatacaaaaagttaatatattacCTATAGAATAAATCTTTCAATATAGAGCAAAAATAATATTTACTAGCTCCGTAATCAAGTTTcccttatttttatttgtagttACACCTTTTAGCATAGATATTTTTCTTCTAAGTTTTTCTTAATAGTATGATTCTAATTCTATGCAAACTTAATATTCACATGTTTAATGTTcttaataataatgacaatagcaatttgttttgtttgtggGTTAGAACATGTTCAATAGGTTGGATTCCTACATTAAGATACAACGAAAATAATGATTTTTCGGTGACTCCCAAACTCAAAACAAAGAGACTTTTTTAACACAGCTTTATACTTTCGGGTCTGTGTAGATGGTAGGAATTAACGACTTCGTCTTTTGTATAAGTCACTTAACTTCATGAGTCTGTTTAGCATGTAAATATCAAGTTCTTTGTTGTACTTTTTGTAAATctatttaaaatttgttatgtaTATTCATACGTAAACAATAAAAACAATACACTAACTTTATACTTCCTCTATCCCACTAAAAGTTTTAACtaacaacttttcttaaaaacaaTAGCTTAAAGTTAAATTAAAGCAACGGATATAAGGTACAACTACTTTTGTCGAACGTATCTtaagtatattatttttattcatgtaTTAATAAATAGACAATACATTAGCATTATAATactaaattgaaaaaaagaagataaaatacATTAGCATAATACTaccaaatcaaaaaaaaaattaattaatcattattgaCGTCTACATTGTAAACTTAACCAAAAtctatttcatttatatttttaagttgccgcatatcgtgcgggtaaaaaacctcgtaaaagtataaataaataattcataAACTCATGTGAGTATTGTTgtaatatgatcacgtaaaatgaacgtatgtccgaaaagtatttaaacGTACGGGGTCaaacctcaacgtgaatgtaactataattaattaatatattaaatgtaatttattaattaatttgatcacgaaaaagtAACGGTcgtctgttaaatgttaatagttaacggtacttaactgacggACTTTACGGAGGAGACAATTgtgattaaatgaaaaattaagaaaccctctagaatatTCCTAGAAGGGGGGACGGCCACTTTGAGGGTTTTTTTCAAGCTAAAGTttggctataaatacaaaccctttttttaagtttttcacacacaattattaaggttttctaaaaccctaaaattctctCTTCCTCCCTCTCTCTTGGTCTCGGCCAATCCTcacaaaaacaaagggtttcgggttttgtttggttcgtgtgaaagggtattaacaaagggttgtttgttcgtgatcaagtactagcatacgtacgTTTTAatgttgtgtgtgcaatcgtagagatgttattttaaaccttgttcttgttttaatctctccaatataaggtacatattctatactttggttaattaaataaactgcatagatcttgttTTCCGCTGCGTGCTTTATGATTTGATTTAATAAATAGTTATAGAAACCAACAAGTATAACATCGCTCGGCCAATTACACATATCATttaattgatgtttatatatttttatctatataaacagTTTTTGAAAAGTCAGAAAATATCTATATGATAATGGATTAAAgaatcaatcatttatttattgttaattttctttttttaaaaaaaaaaaaaaatgtactcgTATTAACTTATGCATAGTTATGGTAGCATATTTTGTGAAGTCCACTTCTTTTTCCATCCACCACCCATCACCTCCATATAGCTTCCTGTCAACCTCTTTTCACTTCCACAAAAAGCCCTAATTTCAAACCTTTTTTTTGTGTACAATTTCACCACCACTTATCCATATACATAGTTTCCCCAATTCTCTCTCTAGTACTTGCAGTCATATACCCTTTtctaggtaaaaaaaaaagaatgaaaaataaCTGCTTATTTCTGCCAATTATCAACAacaacatgacctttttcaaaACTTACCAAACTAAACCAAGTCACTACAGTTGATAGATCTTCCATTGTATGTCGTCTAGCTTTTTTCATGCTTCAATTTTTCATTCATCATTTTTATCACCAATAATTCTTGATCTACTCCCACATGCTATATCCACTCTTAGAACAAACCCTAAAATAAGTACTACTACTCGATCATAATAATTAGggtttgttgtttttttcttgaaaaatattcACTCCCTGTACAAGTTTTTTACTTAAATTCTACTAGCTAGATCTCTATctgattttatttaattatattttttattaacgaaaagaaaatggaaaagtATCACTCTTTTAGCATAGATCATCATCATGTAGTAATTCCACAAGTACAAGAAGTTGAGTCAATAATCACCACAAATGACAACAACATGCTGTTATTAAGCCCATCCACAACAACGacatcttcatcatcctctTCCACTTCCAATACATCTCCGGCCACCACTCTCAGCCGCTACGAGAACCAAAAACGCCGTGACTGGAACACCTTCGGTCAATACCTCCGAAACCACCGGCCACCGTTGACTCTATCCCGGTGTAGCGGTGCACATGTCCTTGAATTTCTAAGGTACTTGGACCAGTTTGGCAAGACAAAAGTTCACACACAACTTTGTCCGTTTTACGGTCACCCTAATCCACCAGCACCCTGCCCGTGTCCTCTTCGACAAGCGTGGGGCAGCCTTGATGCACTCATTGGTCGTCTTCGGGCAGCTTTTGAAGAAAACGGTGGGAAGCCGGAAACCAACCCATTTGGTGCACGTGCTGTTAGGCTTTATTTACGTGAAGTTAGGGATTCTCAAGCTAAAGCTAGAGGGATTAGctatgaaaaaaagaaaagaaaacggCCGCCGCAGCTTCCACCGCCGCCTCCTCCTCCTCCGTCGTCGCAGCTGCCACCGCATCATCTTTCTTGATCAAGTTAGCAGTTATTTTTCTAGtcatcatttattaattaaaaaaaaaaaaagggttataTATACCCAATGAATTAAATACCccatttttaaatttagttaattattaattaactaactaaTGGGTGTGTAAGTGTAACTATTTTTCTTAACTTATTATTAGAGTACtttatttcagtttcttgaattttatttaaacttAGTACGGAGTACTATTTTGATggacatatatgattttgatgtTCTTATAACAACGATATTTAATTCCGTCAAAATTAAAACAAGATAAGAGATGTGAGATGTAACGAGAGAGATTGATTTGAGTTTTTGATCTTGATGCTCTTTTGTTTTATGAActattatatatgatatgattcaAATAATTGATTGATTAGTACTATTAAGAAGCAGTGATTTTAGGtttaagtttaatttatatagtaACTATTTCTACTGGGTCAAATTAAAAAGGACTACTAGCTACTAGCTAATCGTtagtttttgatgatgatagGTTAGTAATGTTAACAACTAGTTAAAGTGCAAGTTGGTGGCTTTTAAGATTAATTTCTTCAAACGTTTGTATTCTGATATGTGTGGCAGTCATTCCATCTATGACACACTTAACAAGAATAACATACTCGTATGATATGCatttgtttgtatgtatgtatgtattattatactatatatatatatacgagatttgagatatatatattaggCCTGTGACAAAAAAGGTGTGGGAGTGAGGAGTGGGGAAGTGAGGCACCACCTGAGGTAAGCTACTTCAATTCACGGGAGGAGCTAGAGATATTGGTGATAGCGGTCTATCTGTCACCTATTattttttcttcatgttttattgttttattattatttttaatgaaaacaaGGTTACAGATAGATGTTTAACTATATGGGTACAGACTCCTTAACCTAAAGCCATCATGTCTCGTCGTGGCATGTCGTCTTCCCAACATGTCAGCATGGCGTCTAATTTTACCCGAGCGAGAATGAAGAGATAAAAAAAGAGTGGTAGGAGAGGATGTGGTGGTAACCCCCTCAGCTTTGTCTAGATCGAGCTGGGCGTCCAGTCGTGTAGGAAGACTCACCCAAGCTAATTGAGTAGATACAGTTTTTAAGTGAATCGTAAGAAGTCATCACCTAGATAGAATCTGGTCTAAAAGATTTGGACAGGAACACGAGGTTTATTagacagtaaaaaaaaaaaaaaggaattacTAAATGAAATTATTAGGTTGAGGTGAAGATGAAACAAGTGAATGTTCATTGTCTCATTGATATTTCGAGGTATTCTCAAAAGTGTTCTTGGATACTGTGACAGAAATGATGAAAGGAAAATATGTTCATCCATAATATGGCCCTAATTATATCATGATAAAAGATGCTTTGTGATGAgatttgagaaaattacatttttggtattttaacttggcaacttttgcacttttagtctccaaTTTAAAAAATAGCagttttcatacctaaagttttgtgtttttttcacttttgttaCCACGTTCATATGACGTTAATTTTTGCCGTTAAAtccctcacgtgacaaacacgcgaggggtattttagtcttttaaaCCCCCTccttttgagaaaattacacttttaatacctcaagttgttaattttttcatttttggtacctcaagtagacaacatatttttattacactctccaGTTTCCATCTCACATATTAGCATCTGTCAAAcaacactcaaaaatcaacacacatgattttacttttttttatgactcttaaaaaaaacccaatgtTGTGTATccattcttgaaatattatatgttgttggtgtaattaTGGGTGATGGTGGATCGATGGCCGGAAAAAACTCGTGTCGCCGGAAAACGCACCCACCATCGATCTCTTTTCTTCGTATTATTGAACCTCTCACCCCTAAATTACCCTCTTCTTCTATCAGAAATGAAACTTGAGCGGCATATGCTACAAACGAGATCTGAATGAAATCTGTTACaaatgaatatatttgctaCAAACGAGATTAGATCGGAATCTCTAGCTAAGGTGGAGGTTGTGGTGCCTGATGGGGAAGGAGATAGTCGGCAACCCTTTCtggtggtgtatgattcatataagagatttgaatttatttatgcatttttttgtattggatttggtatggtatagaaatataggtatacatggatatatggatgatctcaatgtgtgttgatttttgagtttgtgttgtttgatagattCTAATATGTGAGATGAAAATTGGAGAgtattaaaaatatgttgtctacttgaggtatcaaaagtgaaaaatttgacaacttgaggtattaaaagtgtaatttttcaaaaagagGGGGGgttcaaaagactaaaatacccctcacatGTTTGTCACGTGAGTGAGCTAACAACAAAAATTAACGCCatatgaacgtggtaccaaaagtgaaaaaaacacgaaactttaggtatgaaaactgctatcactacaacaaaaatgtcatttatttACACTTACTTTaaagaagtgtgaagaaatttcttaatttgttcacacttaaaaatgtttaaaaagtattcatatttaaaagtgtgaaaaaatttaaaaaatcataaatttttcacacttagtgagaaaaaaaagttcacacttaCAAGTGTGTAAAAGTATATCAattattcacacttaaaagtgtaaggaataatttgtaacaccaaatTTTGTCACACAATGAAGGTGTGAAAAAATTAGAtgttacaatttgactttcacacttttaagtgtgaatatatttgacatttgtttacacttttaggtatgaattttttctttccacatatataaatgtgaaaaaattataattttttaaaatttttcacacttttatgtgtgtgtattttttaaacattttaagcgtgaataaatgaaatttgttttgtagtgtattttttaaattggagactaaaagtgcaaaagttgcTAATTTGAagtatcaaaaatataatttttgcaTGAGATTTATATGTGGTATGTAATTAAGAATAATATTACGTACGTCTTAGGTCGACCATCATCATACCTTTTGTTCTAGTAGGTTTCACTTTctaacataaacaataatatcTTTTTCTTAAACATGTTTTGACAAAATAAACCAAGAAGATCATGTATCtggaaaatgaaatttaaagatGCAATGAAAAAGTTACGTAATTTGTAAATGACATATGTTGTGATGTTTTCAAAGtcgttattaattattaaaatgcTTATTTTCAAGTTTGGTATAGTAAGGTGATAGATTTATTGTAACAACCAAActtcatttataaaatataaaagttataataaattttttttttttcctaagtgTGCCACATGCTTATATGCATTTGTCACATTTTTTTGTCAAATTCTGGACAGGAGCAAATATGTGTCACATGAAAGTTTTCATGTGCCACATATTCTGACTTTCAGTATTTTATGTGTCACATCCTTAGTGTATGTGCTACACAAATGACCCAAATCTGAACAGAACCAAAAATGTGCCACATACCTTTACTCTATGTGCCACATATTTGTGCTGAATAACAAAGTGACCAAATTTGACACTTGACTCAACTTGTAATCTTTCCAAACTCAATTCTAGGCTTCAAAACACTACATTTCAGATTTCAAACAAGTATTTGACATGATAAATGATAACTACAACCATTGTTCGACCAAAAGAATCAATGTACAACGAAACGGGTCGCTTACCCGAGTCATTGACCTACTAGATATTTACATTACCATATACAATCCAAATAACTAAAAACTTGACTTTATCACAGGTTTTATACCAAAATAGACTTGTTTAaccaaaaataacatatatcaaGAGCCAAAATGTATCAAGGGATTATCTACCCCATTATCCAAGTTGCCAACCTTCAAGATGACCAAAATACCTATGTTAATTACTTCCACTTCAATCTATCACTTGATCAACTCTTTACCTTGGCTACTACCACTTcctataaaaagttaaacaattaaaacataagcaattgcttag
This genomic window contains:
- the LOC122601865 gene encoding protein LIGHT-DEPENDENT SHORT HYPOCOTYLS 4-like — its product is MEKYHSFSIDHHHVVIPQVQEVESIITTNDNNMLLLSPSTTTTSSSSSSTSNTSPATTLSRYENQKRRDWNTFGQYLRNHRPPLTLSRCSGAHVLEFLRYLDQFGKTKVHTQLCPFYGHPNPPAPCPCPLRQAWGSLDALIGRLRAAFEENGGKPETNPFGARAVRLYLREVRDSQAKARGISYEKKKRKRPPQLPPPPPPPPSSQLPPHHLS